A part of Thermotoga petrophila RKU-1 genomic DNA contains:
- the rplC gene encoding 50S ribosomal protein L3, with the protein MKMIIGRKIGMTRVFVGNDSVPVTVIKAGPCVVVQKKTVEKDGYNAVQLGFEKAKKVNKPLAGHFKKFGVEPMKILREFRVENPDEYEPGQVIKVDVFEKGEYVDVTGWTKGRGFAGAMKRWGFSGGPKSHGSKFHRELGSVGQHTEPAKIWKGKKMPGRYGNERVTVRNLQVVDIDPENDLLVVKGGVPGARGGLVLIRSAKAPKK; encoded by the coding sequence ATGAAGATGATAATTGGAAGAAAAATCGGTATGACGAGAGTATTCGTTGGAAATGATTCCGTTCCCGTTACAGTCATAAAGGCGGGGCCCTGTGTGGTTGTCCAGAAAAAAACCGTTGAGAAAGACGGATACAACGCTGTGCAGCTTGGATTCGAGAAGGCTAAGAAGGTCAACAAACCTCTCGCAGGACACTTCAAAAAATTCGGTGTGGAACCGATGAAAATACTCAGAGAGTTCAGAGTAGAAAATCCCGACGAGTACGAACCCGGACAGGTAATAAAGGTTGACGTGTTTGAAAAAGGTGAGTACGTGGACGTTACTGGCTGGACAAAAGGAAGAGGATTCGCTGGTGCGATGAAAAGATGGGGATTCAGCGGTGGACCGAAGAGCCACGGTTCCAAATTCCATAGAGAACTCGGTTCTGTTGGTCAGCACACGGAACCTGCCAAGATATGGAAAGGTAAGAAAATGCCCGGAAGATATGGAAACGAGAGGGTAACTGTCAGAAATCTTCAAGTTGTGGATATCGATCCTGAAAACGACCTTTTAGTGGTCAAAGGTGGAGTCCCTGGAGCGAGGGGCGGGCTCGTTTTGATCAGGAGCGCCAAGGCCCCGAAAAAGTAA
- the rplW gene encoding 50S ribosomal protein L23 produces MKQEKLSLNDVLIRPIITEKALILREQRKYVFEVNPLANKNLVKEAVEKLFNVKVEKVNILNMKPKPKRRGIFEGKTRSWKKAVVTLKEGYTIKELEGEH; encoded by the coding sequence ATGAAGCAGGAAAAGCTCTCACTGAATGATGTTCTAATCAGACCCATCATCACAGAAAAGGCTCTTATCCTCCGCGAACAGAGGAAATACGTATTCGAGGTCAATCCACTTGCAAACAAGAACCTGGTAAAAGAGGCTGTTGAAAAGCTCTTCAATGTCAAAGTAGAAAAGGTGAACATTCTCAACATGAAGCCCAAGCCGAAAAGAAGGGGTATCTTTGAAGGAAAGACCCGCAGCTGGAAAAAGGCTGTTGTAACTTTGAAGGAAGGTTACACAATCAAAGAACTGGAAGGCGAACACTGA
- the rpsC gene encoding 30S ribosomal protein S3, with translation MGQKVHPRGFRLGLSADWQAKWFNEKNYKEWLLEDEEIRKFIKNRYYHAGISEIYVERPDAERINITVKTARPGIIIGRKGAEITSLREELERKFNRRVVINIEEIKTPELDAQLVAESIASRIEKRASYKVAMKRAIMNAMRKGAQGIKVMVAGRLGGAEIARREWYLRGRLPLQKLKAIIDYGTATAWTKYGTIGIKVWIYKGDADI, from the coding sequence GTGGGTCAGAAAGTGCATCCCCGCGGCTTCAGGTTGGGTCTGAGTGCCGACTGGCAAGCAAAATGGTTCAACGAAAAGAATTACAAAGAGTGGCTCCTCGAGGATGAAGAGATAAGAAAGTTCATAAAGAACAGGTATTACCATGCTGGGATTAGCGAGATATACGTAGAAAGACCTGACGCTGAAAGGATCAACATAACCGTGAAAACAGCAAGACCTGGAATCATCATAGGAAGGAAAGGTGCGGAGATAACGAGTTTGAGAGAGGAGCTGGAGAGGAAGTTCAACAGAAGGGTTGTTATTAATATTGAAGAGATAAAAACGCCCGAACTCGATGCACAGCTTGTTGCCGAGTCTATAGCTTCCCGTATAGAAAAGAGGGCATCTTACAAAGTGGCAATGAAGAGAGCAATAATGAACGCCATGAGAAAGGGTGCACAGGGAATAAAAGTGATGGTCGCTGGAAGGCTCGGTGGAGCTGAGATCGCCAGAAGAGAATGGTACCTCAGAGGAAGACTGCCTCTTCAGAAATTGAAGGCGATCATAGATTATGGAACGGCCACTGCGTGGACCAAGTACGGTACTATCGGCATCAAAGTGTGGATCTACAAAGGAGATGCTGATATCTAA
- the fusA gene encoding elongation factor G, producing MENVEARYVDLDKLRNIGIMAHIDAGKTTTTERILYYTGRKHFLGDVDEGNTTTDWMPQEKERGITIQSAATTCFWKGYRINIIDTPGHVDFTAEVERALRVLDGAIAVFDATAGVEPQSETVWRQADKYNVPRIAFMNKMDKVGADFYMAVETLVTKLKANPIPVQMPIGSEKDFQGVIDLIKMKAIYWVSEDGSVYEEREIPEELREEAEMRREEMLEKVAELDEEILEKYLEGEEISEEEIKRILRKATIENRAVPVLCGAAKANKGIQPLLDAVIDYLPSPLDLPPVKGWRVSDGEIVYRKPDENEPFTALVFKVQVDPYIGKLVYFRVYSGRLEKGSYVYNSTKGQRERISRIVFMHADKREEVDYVRPGDIAAGVGLKVSQTGDTLCDEKEPVILEKIDFPEPVISLAIEPATKADEEKLVKALLALSEEDPTLQVRVDKETGETIISGMGELHLEIVVDRLKREFGVNVRVGQPQVAYRETIKRPAEAEGKYIRQTGGRGQYGHVILRIEPIPEEEGKNFEFIDKTVGGVIPKEFMPAIEAGIKEAMMSGPLAGYPVVRVRAVVLDGSYHEVDSSEMAFKIAASMAFKEAMKKAQPVLLEPIMKLEITTPEEYMGNIISDLNSRRAKIESLETRGHLKIVVAKIPLSETFGYATVLRSLSQGRASYIMQFSHYQEVPEKIAEKIIKVV from the coding sequence ATGGAAAATGTGGAAGCGAGGTATGTTGACCTGGATAAGCTTAGAAATATCGGTATAATGGCCCATATCGACGCCGGAAAAACTACGACAACAGAGAGAATTCTCTATTACACGGGAAGGAAACACTTTTTGGGAGACGTCGATGAAGGAAACACAACCACTGACTGGATGCCTCAGGAAAAGGAAAGAGGCATTACGATACAGTCTGCTGCCACAACGTGTTTCTGGAAGGGCTATCGAATCAACATAATTGATACACCCGGACACGTTGACTTTACGGCCGAGGTTGAAAGGGCGCTCCGCGTTCTCGATGGAGCAATAGCTGTTTTCGATGCCACGGCGGGAGTCGAGCCTCAGTCAGAAACCGTCTGGAGACAGGCTGACAAGTACAATGTCCCGAGGATCGCTTTCATGAACAAGATGGACAAAGTGGGAGCAGATTTCTACATGGCCGTCGAAACTCTTGTAACAAAACTCAAAGCAAATCCCATTCCAGTACAGATGCCGATCGGTAGTGAGAAAGACTTCCAGGGTGTGATTGACCTCATAAAAATGAAGGCGATCTACTGGGTTAGCGAAGACGGATCGGTGTACGAGGAGAGAGAGATCCCAGAAGAACTCAGAGAAGAAGCGGAAATGAGAAGGGAAGAGATGCTTGAAAAAGTTGCAGAGCTGGACGAAGAAATTCTTGAAAAATACCTCGAAGGTGAAGAGATTTCCGAAGAAGAAATAAAGAGAATCTTGAGAAAAGCAACCATAGAAAACAGGGCAGTTCCCGTTCTCTGTGGAGCGGCGAAAGCCAACAAAGGAATACAACCGCTTCTGGACGCGGTGATAGACTATCTGCCGTCGCCCCTTGATCTTCCGCCGGTGAAGGGCTGGAGGGTTTCCGACGGAGAGATTGTCTACAGAAAACCCGATGAGAACGAACCTTTTACAGCTCTGGTCTTCAAAGTGCAGGTGGATCCATACATAGGAAAGCTCGTGTACTTCAGAGTGTACTCTGGAAGGCTGGAGAAAGGAAGTTACGTTTACAACTCCACAAAGGGCCAGAGGGAGAGAATATCGAGGATCGTCTTCATGCACGCAGACAAGAGAGAGGAAGTTGACTACGTCAGACCCGGTGATATAGCGGCAGGGGTCGGCCTCAAAGTTTCTCAGACTGGAGATACACTCTGCGACGAAAAAGAGCCTGTAATCCTCGAAAAGATCGACTTCCCAGAACCTGTTATTTCTCTTGCTATTGAACCGGCCACGAAAGCCGATGAGGAAAAACTCGTGAAGGCACTGCTTGCTCTCTCTGAAGAAGACCCCACTCTTCAGGTGAGGGTTGACAAAGAAACGGGAGAAACCATCATTTCAGGAATGGGTGAACTCCATCTTGAAATAGTTGTGGACAGGTTGAAGAGAGAGTTCGGCGTCAACGTGAGAGTCGGACAGCCTCAGGTGGCTTACAGGGAAACCATCAAGAGGCCTGCTGAAGCCGAAGGAAAATACATTAGACAGACCGGTGGTAGAGGTCAGTACGGTCATGTGATTCTCAGAATAGAACCCATACCCGAAGAGGAAGGAAAGAACTTCGAATTCATTGACAAGACGGTCGGTGGTGTGATACCGAAGGAATTCATGCCCGCTATCGAAGCAGGTATCAAGGAGGCTATGATGTCTGGGCCTCTTGCGGGATATCCCGTTGTGAGAGTGAGAGCAGTTGTGCTTGACGGATCTTACCACGAAGTTGACTCCTCAGAAATGGCGTTCAAGATAGCTGCTTCGATGGCATTCAAAGAGGCCATGAAAAAAGCGCAACCGGTTCTTCTTGAACCTATCATGAAGCTTGAGATCACTACACCGGAGGAATACATGGGCAACATCATTTCCGATCTCAATTCCAGAAGGGCTAAGATTGAATCTCTCGAAACAAGAGGACATTTGAAAATCGTTGTAGCGAAGATCCCGCTTTCTGAAACTTTTGGATATGCCACAGTGTTGAGATCGCTCAGTCAGGGTAGAGCGAGCTACATCATGCAGTTCTCGCACTACCAGGAAGTTCCGGAGAAAATCGCCGAGAAAATCATCAAGGTTGTTTAA
- the rpmC gene encoding 50S ribosomal protein L29 has translation MKASELRNYTDEELKNLLEEKKRQLMELRFQLAMGQLKNTSLIKLTKRDIARIKTILRERELGIRR, from the coding sequence ATGAAGGCTTCCGAACTCAGGAATTACACAGATGAAGAATTGAAGAATCTTCTCGAAGAAAAGAAGAGACAGCTCATGGAACTCAGATTCCAACTTGCAATGGGACAGCTGAAGAATACTTCTCTCATAAAGCTCACTAAAAGAGACATCGCAAGAATAAAGACCATTCTTAGAGAGAGGGAGTTAGGCATAAGGAGGTGA
- the rplX gene encoding 50S ribosomal protein L24 has protein sequence MRIKKGDLVEVISGKDKGKRGKVLRVIPKENKVIVENVNMVKRHQRPIPQLREGGIIEREAPIYASKVMVVCPACDKRTRVGYRFTEDGKKVRYCKKCGEIIDKD, from the coding sequence ATGAGGATAAAAAAGGGTGATCTCGTCGAAGTAATTTCTGGAAAAGACAAGGGAAAAAGGGGAAAAGTACTCAGAGTGATTCCAAAGGAAAACAAAGTCATCGTTGAAAATGTGAACATGGTGAAAAGGCACCAGAGACCTATTCCCCAGCTTCGTGAGGGTGGAATCATAGAGAGAGAAGCGCCAATTTACGCATCCAAAGTCATGGTTGTCTGTCCTGCTTGTGATAAGAGAACAAGGGTTGGCTACAGGTTCACCGAAGATGGAAAAAAGGTAAGATACTGCAAGAAGTGTGGTGAGATCATTGACAAAGATTGA
- the rplP gene encoding 50S ribosomal protein L16, which yields MLMPRRVKYRKQQRGRMKGKAKGGTFVQFGEWGLKALEPAWITAQQIEACRIAMLRAMKRSGKIWIRIFPDKPYTKKPPESRMGKGKGNVEGWVAVVKPGKILFEVAGVDEETAHEALRYAASKLPIATKVVPRHHIGGEAV from the coding sequence ATGTTGATGCCAAGAAGGGTCAAATACAGAAAACAACAAAGAGGAAGAATGAAAGGAAAAGCCAAGGGAGGAACATTTGTTCAGTTCGGTGAATGGGGTCTCAAAGCACTCGAACCAGCTTGGATCACAGCCCAGCAGATAGAAGCTTGCCGAATTGCCATGCTGAGGGCTATGAAAAGATCCGGAAAGATCTGGATAAGAATATTCCCTGACAAACCTTACACGAAAAAACCACCTGAATCCAGGATGGGAAAAGGTAAGGGTAACGTTGAAGGATGGGTCGCCGTTGTGAAACCCGGGAAGATTCTCTTTGAAGTGGCGGGAGTCGATGAGGAAACAGCCCATGAAGCTCTCAGGTACGCTGCGAGTAAACTTCCCATAGCTACTAAGGTAGTTCCCCGTCACCATATTGGGGGTGAGGCAGTATGA
- the rpsJ gene encoding 30S ribosomal protein S10, whose translation MPGQKIRIKLKAYDHELLDESAKKIVEVAKSTNSKVSGPIPLPTERTLYCVLRSPMKHKDSREHFEKRVHKRLIDIIDPSPKTIDALMRINLPAGVDVEIKL comes from the coding sequence ATGCCTGGACAGAAGATAAGGATAAAACTCAAAGCCTACGATCACGAGTTACTCGACGAATCGGCGAAAAAGATCGTTGAAGTCGCTAAATCCACGAATTCCAAAGTGTCCGGTCCCATTCCCTTGCCAACGGAGCGGACACTCTATTGTGTCCTGAGATCTCCCATGAAACACAAGGACTCCAGAGAACACTTTGAAAAGAGAGTACACAAAAGGCTAATAGATATCATAGACCCATCTCCAAAGACCATCGATGCTTTGATGAGGATAAACCTCCCAGCAGGTGTCGACGTTGAGATCAAACTGTAA
- the rpsG gene encoding 30S ribosomal protein S7 yields the protein MRRRRAEIRQVPPDPVYGDVLVAKLINKVMWDGKKTTAQKIVYGAFDIIREKTKKDPLEVFRQAVENVKPVLEVRPRRVGGATYQVPIEVQEPRRTSLALRWIVEAARARKGRPMKEKLAEEIIAAYNNTGTAIKKKEDTHRMAEANRAFAHYRW from the coding sequence GTGCGTAGAAGGAGAGCTGAAATAAGACAGGTACCACCTGATCCGGTGTACGGAGATGTGCTTGTTGCAAAGTTGATAAATAAAGTGATGTGGGATGGCAAAAAAACAACCGCTCAGAAGATCGTCTACGGTGCTTTCGATATCATCAGAGAAAAGACAAAGAAAGATCCTCTTGAAGTTTTCAGGCAGGCTGTAGAAAATGTGAAGCCTGTTCTTGAAGTAAGACCGCGAAGGGTTGGTGGTGCAACTTACCAGGTTCCCATCGAAGTTCAGGAACCGAGGAGGACCTCTCTTGCTCTCAGATGGATAGTTGAAGCTGCAAGAGCCAGAAAAGGAAGGCCAATGAAAGAGAAGCTGGCCGAGGAGATCATAGCAGCATACAACAACACAGGTACGGCCATTAAGAAGAAGGAAGACACTCACAGAATGGCGGAAGCCAACAGGGCATTTGCTCATTACAGGTGGTGA
- the rpsS gene encoding 30S ribosomal protein S19: MGRSSKKGPYVDKKLLEKIRKLNETGEKKVIKTWSRASMIIPEMVGHTIAVYNGMKHIPVYITENMIGHRLGEFAPTRRFGGHADKKAKKGELKK; the protein is encoded by the coding sequence ATGGGTCGTTCCAGTAAGAAAGGACCCTATGTAGATAAAAAATTACTCGAAAAGATCAGAAAACTCAACGAAACTGGTGAAAAGAAAGTTATCAAAACATGGAGCAGAGCCTCTATGATCATTCCTGAAATGGTAGGGCACACGATCGCAGTTTACAATGGTATGAAACACATACCGGTGTACATTACTGAAAACATGATCGGACACAGACTTGGAGAATTTGCACCAACCAGAAGGTTTGGAGGTCATGCCGACAAAAAAGCGAAAAAAGGTGAATTGAAGAAGTGA
- the tuf gene encoding elongation factor Tu: protein MAKEKFVRTKPHVNVGTIGHIDHGKSTLTAAITKYLSLKGLAQYVPYDQIDKAPEEKARGITINITHVEYQTEKRHYAHIDCPGHADYIKNMITGAAQMDGAILVVAATDGPMPQTREHVLLARQVEVPYMIVFINKTDMVDDPELIDLVEMEVRDLLSQYGYPGDEVPVIRGSALKAVEAPNDPNHEAYKPIQELLDAMDNYIPEPQREVDKPFLMPIEDVFSITGRGTVVTGRIERGRIKPGDEVEIIGLSYEIRKTVVTSVEMFRKELDEGIAGDNVGCLLRGIDKDEVERGQVLAAPGSIKPHKRFKAQVYVLKKEEGGRHTPFTKGYKPQFYIRTADVTGEIVGLPEGVEMVMPGDHVEMEIELIYPVAIEKGQRFAVREGGRTVGAGVVTEVIE, encoded by the coding sequence ATGGCGAAGGAAAAATTTGTAAGAACAAAACCGCATGTTAACGTTGGAACGATTGGACATATCGACCACGGAAAGTCCACACTGACAGCCGCTATAACAAAGTACCTTTCTCTCAAGGGACTTGCCCAGTATGTTCCTTACGACCAGATCGACAAGGCTCCTGAGGAAAAGGCAAGAGGAATCACCATCAACATCACACACGTTGAGTATCAGACCGAAAAGAGGCACTACGCTCACATTGACTGTCCTGGTCACGCGGACTACATCAAGAACATGATCACCGGAGCGGCTCAGATGGACGGAGCCATCCTTGTTGTCGCTGCAACCGATGGTCCCATGCCTCAGACAAGGGAACACGTGCTTCTTGCAAGGCAGGTTGAGGTTCCCTACATGATCGTCTTCATAAACAAGACGGACATGGTTGACGATCCTGAACTCATCGACCTCGTCGAGATGGAAGTGAGAGACCTTCTGAGCCAGTACGGTTACCCTGGAGACGAAGTGCCAGTCATAAGAGGTTCTGCTCTGAAAGCCGTCGAAGCTCCTAACGATCCGAATCACGAAGCTTACAAACCTATCCAGGAGCTCCTCGACGCTATGGACAACTACATTCCTGAGCCTCAGAGAGAAGTTGATAAGCCGTTCCTCATGCCTATTGAGGACGTGTTCTCAATCACAGGAAGAGGAACGGTTGTTACAGGAAGGATCGAAAGAGGAAGAATCAAACCCGGTGATGAAGTTGAGATCATAGGTCTCAGCTACGAAATCAGGAAAACCGTTGTTACAAGCGTGGAAATGTTCAGAAAGGAACTCGATGAAGGAATCGCAGGAGACAACGTTGGATGTCTGCTCAGAGGAATCGACAAGGACGAAGTTGAGAGAGGACAGGTTCTCGCAGCTCCTGGAAGCATCAAACCACACAAGAGATTCAAGGCTCAGGTTTACGTCCTGAAGAAGGAAGAGGGAGGAAGACATACACCGTTCACAAAAGGTTACAAACCCCAGTTCTACATAAGAACCGCTGACGTTACAGGGGAAATCGTAGGACTTCCTGAAGGTGTCGAAATGGTTATGCCTGGAGACCACGTCGAAATGGAAATAGAACTCATCTACCCTGTCGCTATTGAAAAGGGACAGAGATTCGCTGTAAGAGAAGGTGGAAGAACAGTTGGAGCTGGTGTGGTCACAGAAGTCATCGAGTGA
- the rplD gene encoding 50S ribosomal protein L4 yields MAQVDLLNVKGEKVGTLEISDFVFNIDPNYDVMWRYVDMQLSNRRAGTASTKTRGEVSGGGRKPWPQKHTGRARHGSIRSPIWRHGGIAHGPKPRDWSKKLNKKMKKLALRSALSVKYRENKLFVLDDLKLERPKTKFLKEILQNLQLSDKKTLIVLPWKDEGYMNVKLSGKNLPNVKVIIADNPNNSKNGEKAVRIDGLNVFDMLKYDYLVLTQDMVSKIEEVLGNEAGKALTE; encoded by the coding sequence ATGGCTCAGGTGGATCTGTTGAATGTGAAGGGAGAAAAAGTAGGGACCCTGGAAATCAGTGATTTCGTTTTCAACATCGATCCCAACTACGACGTGATGTGGAGATACGTGGATATGCAGCTCTCCAACAGGAGAGCTGGAACTGCCTCTACGAAAACAAGAGGAGAAGTCTCCGGTGGTGGCAGAAAACCCTGGCCGCAGAAACACACCGGAAGAGCAAGACACGGTTCCATAAGATCCCCCATCTGGAGGCATGGAGGAATTGCACACGGACCTAAACCGAGAGACTGGAGCAAAAAGCTCAACAAGAAAATGAAGAAGCTCGCTCTGCGATCTGCTCTCTCTGTGAAGTACAGAGAAAACAAACTCTTCGTACTCGATGATCTGAAACTCGAAAGGCCGAAGACGAAATTTCTGAAGGAAATCCTCCAGAACCTTCAGCTTTCCGACAAGAAAACACTGATCGTCCTTCCATGGAAAGATGAAGGATACATGAATGTGAAACTCTCTGGAAAGAACCTTCCCAACGTGAAGGTAATAATTGCGGACAATCCGAACAACAGCAAAAATGGTGAGAAGGCAGTAAGAATAGATGGACTCAATGTTTTTGACATGCTCAAGTACGATTACCTTGTGCTCACCCAGGACATGGTTTCCAAGATAGAGGAGGTGCTCGGAAATGAAGCAGGAAAAGCTCTCACTGAATGA
- the rpsQ gene encoding 30S ribosomal protein S17: protein MPRKRLTGIVVSDKMDKTVVVAVEKLVQHPIYKKYVKRTKKYHAHDERNECKIGDVVEIEETRPLSKTKRWRVVRIIQRFEPERVLKEEEDIQEEIEAVEGKGGVES from the coding sequence ATGCCCAGGAAACGTTTGACTGGAATAGTTGTGAGCGATAAAATGGACAAGACAGTAGTTGTTGCCGTGGAAAAGCTCGTTCAGCACCCGATTTACAAAAAATACGTGAAAAGGACGAAAAAATATCACGCACACGATGAAAGGAACGAATGTAAAATAGGAGATGTTGTTGAAATAGAAGAGACAAGGCCTCTCAGCAAAACTAAGAGATGGAGAGTCGTCAGGATCATTCAAAGGTTTGAACCCGAAAGAGTACTGAAAGAAGAAGAGGACATTCAGGAAGAAATAGAAGCAGTCGAGGGCAAGGGAGGGGTTGAATCATGA
- the rplB gene encoding 50S ribosomal protein L2 — protein MGLKRFKPVTPGRRFMVISDFSDITKTEPEKSLLAPLKKTGGRNHHGRVTVRHRGGGHKRRYRIIDFKRYDKAGIPAKVLAIEYDPNRSARIALLLYADGEKRYILAPKGVNVGDTLMSGPDAEIRPGNALPLEKIPVGTLVHNVEFTPGKGGQIARAAGTYCQIMAKEGNYALLRMPSGELRKVHIKCYATVGVVGNEDHKNEVHGKAGRVRWLGRRPHVRGVAMNPVDHPHGGGEGRGKGHHPTSPWGLPTKGYKTRRGKRPSDKFIVRRRNEA, from the coding sequence ATGGGACTCAAAAGATTCAAACCGGTTACCCCGGGAAGGCGTTTTATGGTTATCTCCGATTTTTCGGATATCACAAAGACAGAACCTGAAAAGTCGTTGCTCGCACCTCTCAAGAAAACAGGTGGAAGGAATCATCACGGAAGAGTTACTGTAAGGCACAGAGGTGGCGGGCACAAGAGAAGATACAGAATAATAGATTTCAAGAGATACGACAAAGCTGGAATTCCTGCGAAAGTGCTGGCCATTGAATACGATCCCAACAGATCAGCCAGAATAGCGCTTCTCCTTTACGCTGATGGAGAGAAAAGATATATTCTGGCACCCAAAGGTGTGAACGTGGGAGACACTCTCATGAGCGGACCCGATGCGGAAATAAGGCCAGGAAACGCACTTCCTCTTGAGAAGATACCCGTCGGTACCCTTGTCCACAACGTGGAGTTCACACCGGGCAAGGGTGGTCAGATCGCAAGAGCAGCTGGTACATACTGTCAGATCATGGCGAAGGAAGGGAATTACGCTCTGCTCAGAATGCCTTCTGGAGAACTGAGAAAGGTACACATCAAATGCTACGCCACCGTCGGTGTTGTGGGCAACGAAGATCACAAGAACGAAGTCCACGGAAAGGCTGGAAGAGTGAGATGGCTCGGTAGAAGACCGCATGTCAGAGGAGTTGCCATGAATCCGGTGGATCACCCGCACGGTGGTGGTGAAGGAAGAGGTAAAGGTCACCATCCAACGAGTCCATGGGGCCTGCCAACCAAGGGCTACAAGACGAGACGTGGAAAGAGACCTTCTGACAAATTCATCGTCAGGAGAAGGAATGAAGCGTAA
- the rpsL gene encoding 30S ribosomal protein S12: MPTINQLIRYGRKPKKKKSKAPALQGNPQKRGVCIKVSTMTPKKPNSALRKIARVRLSNGIEVTAYIPGIGHNLQEHSVVLVRGGRVKDLPGVRYKIIRGALDAAGVEGRRQSRSKYGAKRPKDQKK; this comes from the coding sequence ATGCCAACGATCAATCAATTAATCAGGTACGGCAGGAAACCGAAGAAGAAAAAGTCAAAAGCTCCTGCTCTTCAGGGAAACCCTCAAAAGAGGGGTGTGTGTATAAAAGTTTCTACGATGACACCGAAAAAACCGAACTCCGCTCTCAGAAAGATCGCAAGGGTGAGGCTTTCAAATGGAATAGAAGTCACTGCGTATATTCCTGGAATTGGTCACAACCTGCAGGAACACTCTGTTGTGCTCGTCAGAGGTGGTAGGGTCAAGGACCTACCTGGTGTCAGGTACAAGATCATCAGAGGGGCTCTGGACGCTGCAGGCGTCGAGGGAAGAAGACAGTCCAGAAGTAAGTACGGTGCGAAAAGACCCAAGGATCAGAAGAAGTGA
- the rplN gene encoding 50S ribosomal protein L14, protein MIQQETYLNVADNSGAKKLRVIRVIGGFHKKYGTVGDIVVCSVREAIPNSDVKKGDVVRAVIVRTKKEIRRSDGTYIRFDDNAAVLIDKFNAPRGTRIFGPVARELREKGFMKIVSLAPEVW, encoded by the coding sequence ATGATACAGCAAGAGACCTACCTCAATGTGGCTGATAACTCCGGTGCCAAAAAGCTCAGAGTTATAAGGGTTATCGGTGGGTTTCATAAAAAGTACGGAACGGTTGGAGATATAGTCGTGTGTTCAGTCAGAGAAGCCATCCCAAATTCTGATGTGAAAAAGGGAGACGTGGTCAGAGCAGTTATCGTGAGAACAAAGAAGGAAATCAGAAGGAGTGATGGTACTTACATCAGATTCGATGACAACGCGGCTGTTCTCATTGACAAGTTCAACGCTCCCAGAGGTACCAGAATCTTTGGACCGGTTGCGAGGGAACTCAGAGAAAAAGGTTTCATGAAAATAGTATCCCTCGCACCAGAAGTTTGGTGA
- the rplV gene encoding 50S ribosomal protein L22, whose product MKLQVPRSSLKRSIFHKKRKELLSSLPKIEAKAVARYIRISPRKARAIANTIRGKSVEEAFQILAFSPKKAARIMEKVLKSAVANAENNFGLSVENLYVSECYVNDGPRMKRIWPRGRGRADIIQKRMSHITIVVRDRSKEDEYRKALEELEKKISSEE is encoded by the coding sequence ATGAAGCTCCAGGTACCCAGAAGCAGTTTGAAGCGTTCAATTTTTCATAAAAAGAGAAAAGAGCTCCTGTCTTCTCTTCCGAAGATTGAAGCTAAGGCTGTGGCAAGATACATAAGGATCTCTCCAAGAAAAGCCAGAGCCATAGCAAACACAATAAGAGGGAAATCCGTCGAAGAAGCTTTCCAGATTCTTGCTTTTTCACCGAAGAAGGCCGCAAGAATAATGGAAAAGGTATTGAAGTCGGCTGTCGCGAATGCCGAAAATAACTTTGGGTTGAGTGTCGAGAATCTTTACGTTTCTGAGTGCTACGTTAACGACGGTCCAAGGATGAAAAGAATCTGGCCCAGAGGAAGAGGAAGGGCGGATATCATTCAGAAAAGAATGTCCCACATCACAATTGTGGTGAGGGATCGGAGTAAAGAAGATGAATACAGGAAAGCTCTTGAAGAATTAGAAAAGAAGATATCATCCGAAGAGTGA